From a single Terriglobales bacterium genomic region:
- a CDS encoding RNA chaperone Hfq, whose amino-acid sequence MSKDPVDHTAARIAAESEFANRRLIRPPLARRDLPIVPRHERPAAAARSTPGPRKAPPEQTHAENFYYQKQMQTRTPIVVVLRDGERLQGVIEWYDKRCIKLHRGNGQSNLLIYKPAIKYLYKQSEGPENNEPR is encoded by the coding sequence ATGAGCAAGGACCCAGTGGATCACACCGCGGCCCGCATCGCAGCCGAATCCGAGTTCGCCAATCGCAGGCTCATCCGCCCGCCGCTTGCCCGCCGGGACTTGCCCATCGTCCCGCGCCACGAGCGTCCCGCGGCGGCCGCGCGTTCCACTCCCGGGCCGCGCAAGGCGCCGCCCGAGCAGACCCACGCGGAGAATTTCTACTATCAGAAGCAGATGCAGACGCGCACGCCCATCGTCGTGGTGCTGCGTGACGGCGAGCGGCTGCAGGGCGTCATCGAGTGGTACGACAAGCGTTGCATCAAGCTGCATCGCGGCAATGGCCAGTCCAACCTGCTCATCTACAAGCCCGCCATCAAGTACCTGTACAAGCAGTCGGAAGGCCCGGAGAACAACGAGCCCAGGTAG
- the dcd gene encoding dCTP deaminase, which yields MAIKSDRWIRKMALEQDMINPFAEKQVRDGVVSYGLSSYGYDLRVADEFKIFTNVMCTMVDPKNFDERSFVTVRADCAIIPPNSFALARSVEYFKIPRDILTVCVGKSTYARCGIIVNVTPFEPEWEGFVTLEISNTTPLPAKIYANEGLCQILFFQSDEVCEVSYKDKKGKYQAQSGIMLPRL from the coding sequence ATGGCAATCAAGAGCGACCGCTGGATCCGCAAGATGGCGCTGGAGCAGGACATGATCAATCCCTTCGCCGAAAAGCAGGTGCGCGACGGGGTGGTGTCTTACGGCCTGTCGTCCTACGGCTACGATCTGCGCGTGGCGGACGAGTTCAAGATCTTCACCAACGTCATGTGCACGATGGTCGATCCGAAGAATTTCGACGAGCGCTCGTTCGTGACGGTGCGCGCCGATTGCGCCATCATCCCGCCCAACTCATTCGCGCTGGCGCGCTCGGTGGAGTATTTCAAGATACCGCGCGATATCCTGACCGTGTGCGTGGGCAAGAGCACTTACGCGCGCTGCGGCATCATCGTGAACGTCACCCCGTTCGAGCCGGAATGGGAAGGCTTCGTGACGCTGGAGATCTCCAATACCACGCCGCTGCCCGCCAAGATCTACGCCAACGAGGGACTGTGCCAGATCCTTTTCTTCCAGTCCGACGAAGTCTGCGAAGTGAGCTACAAGGACAAGAAAGGTAAGTACCAGGCACAAAGCGGCATCATGCTGCCCCGGTTGTGA
- a CDS encoding HU family DNA-binding protein, with product MIKLDIINEVVAKTGITKTKAELAVETVFDAMKKALSNSERIELRGFGVFSVRPRKTGIGRNPRTGAEVSIPPGKAVRFKPGKELQSID from the coding sequence GTGATCAAACTCGACATCATCAACGAAGTCGTCGCCAAGACGGGCATCACCAAGACCAAGGCGGAACTGGCGGTGGAAACGGTCTTCGATGCCATGAAGAAGGCGCTGTCCAACAGCGAGCGCATCGAGCTGCGCGGCTTCGGGGTCTTCAGCGTCCGTCCGCGCAAGACCGGGATCGGGCGCAATCCGCGCACCGGCGCCGAAGTCAGCATCCCGCCGGGCAAGGCGGTGCGCTTCAAGCCCGGCAAGGAGCTGCAGTCCATCGATTGA